The genomic interval AAAGATTGGAAAATGGAAATTATAGGCTAGGCGTACATATCGCTGATGTAAGCCATTATGTGACCGAAAACAGTCCACTGGATAAAGAAGCATTTAAGAGAGCTACCAGTGTATATCTTGTAGACAGGGTAATTCCCATGCTTCCCAAAAAGTTATCCAACGGAATATGCAGTCTAAACCCCCAGGTCGATAGGTTAACCCTTTCAGTTTTTATGGAAATTGATAAAACAGGAAAAGTAGTTGATTATGAGATTTTTGACAGTGTAATCAAAACCAGAGAACGGATGACATATACGAATGTTACCAGGATTCTGGAAGAGGAAGATCCGGAGCTGATAGAAAGGTATAAAGATTTAATTGATGATTTTAAACTAATGAAAGAGCTGGCGCTGATTTTAAGACAAAAGAGAATTGACAGGGGAAGTATAGATTTTGATTTTCCGGAAGCAAAAATTATCTTAGATGAAAAAGGAAAGCCTGTTGAAGTAAAAAAATATGAAATAACCATATCCAACAAAATTATAGAGGAATTCATGCTTATTTGTAATGAAACGGTAGCAGAACATATGTTTTGGGCAAATACTCCTTTTGTATATAGGATTCATGAAGAACCGGACCCGGAGAAAATTGAAAATTTTAATAAATTAATATACAATCTGGGATACCATTTGAAAGGTATTGCGAAGATACATCCTAAATCACTGCAGCAACTGTTGAATAAAATTAAGGGAAAAAAAGAAGAAAGAATTATCAGTACGGTAATGCTTCGTTCATTAATGAAAGCCAAGTATTCTCATGAAAATTTAGGCCACTTTGGGCTGGCCGCCAAGTATTATTGCCACTTTACTTCACCTATCAGGAGATACCCTGACCTTGTAATCCATAGGATTATCAAGGAAAATCTCAGCAGAGGTATCACACCTGCAAGGGAAGAATACTTAAAAACTTTTGTACAGCAAGCAGCAAAACAATCATCCGATCAGGAAATTGCTGCGCAGGAAGCGGAACGGGAAACGGAAGATTTGAAAAAAGCGGAATATATGCAGGATAAGGTAGGAGAAGTATTTGAAGGAGTTATCTCCAGTGTAACTTCCTTCGGAATGTTTGTTGAACTGGAGAATACTATAGAAGGTCTTGTCCGGGTAAGCAGCATGGAGGATGACTATTATATATATGATGATAAGCATTACAGCTTGATTGGAGAAAATAAAAAGAAAATCTATAAGATTGGTGATGAAGTAAAAGTAAAATTGGTTAAAGCTGATTTAGCAACTAGGCAGATTGATTTTGTCCTAGTTGAAGAAATTGAAAACGACGGGCAATTGGAAGATGATAAATTTTATACTATACCTGAGACTGGATTAGCAAATAAAAAAGCAAAAGTATCCACAAGACCTAAGAAAAGAGAGAAGACAAAAGAGAAAGAAAAAACCAAAAAAAGAAGAAAAAAATAGTATACAAGGAATTTATTTATACTTGACAATTAAATTAACAGTGATATAATCCCATATTTGACACTTGACGAATACAAAAAGCCTGATAAGGCTTGATATTAAAGGGTTTCAGGCTTTTGATTAAATAAAAAATTTGCGTAGTTTTTTAAAATTCTTGCTAATGCTGCATTTGCTGTCATTTAACAAATCGGCAGATATGATTTGAAAATTAAGATTAAAATAATAAAATCACTAGAAAATACGCACTTTTAGAAAATCAAATTTGACACAAAAATGTGCTATTTTCAAGGCTTTGAGCACTGTTTGAAAAGTTGCAACTGTCAAAGACCCGAGAAAGAAAAAACCAAAAAAAGAAGAAAAAAATAGTATACAAGGAATTTATTTATACTTGACAATTAAATTAACAGTGATATAATAAATTGTTGAGACGTTAGAATAAGCTGTATATGCCCTATTTGTCGGTACAAGTAGGGCTATTTTATCCAGTTGCAAGTGGGTGCAAAACATGAGTAAAGATAGTGTAAAAGTAATAGCGCAAAATAAAAAAGCAAGACATGATTATTTTATAGAAGAATGCTATGAAGCAGGTATTGAGCTTTCAGGTACTGAGGTTAAATCCATACGTCAGGGCAAAGTCAACCTGAAAGACAGCTATGCCTCTGTGGACCATGGAGAAGTAATCTTAAAGGGTATGCACATCAGCCCTTATGAAAAGGGGAATATATTCAATAAAGACCCTTTGAGGAATAGAAAATTACTTTTACACCGTTACCAGATAAACAAACTGATAGGTGCAACACAGCAGCAAGGATACTCACTTATACCGCTGCAGGTTTATCTCAAAGGCTCATTAGTTAAAGTTGAGCTTGCACTTGCAAAAGGTAAAAAGAACTACGACAGAAGAGCTGATATTGCAGAAAGAGATGCAAAACGGGATATGGACAGGGCATTAAAAGAAAGAAATAAGATATAAGTAGTGGACAGTGGGGAGTGTTTGCCAGTGTACACTTAAACTTGTCATTATCTTATATATGATAGTGTATAATTATTGATAGATGTGGAACGAATAGTTGTATTTTGAGGGATGTTTTTCTTCCCACTCTTCACTATTCACTCCCCACTTATATATGGGGGCGTACTGGTTTCGACGGGGATGTTGAAGCACGAGTAGCGAGTAGTGGACCAGGGCCACTTTAAAACTTGGAATTTTAAATATAAACGCTGAAGATAATTTAGCATTTGCTGCCTAATTAAAGGCAGCCGTTCAACCCGGGACTACCGCGGCCCGGGATTGGGCGTCGACCAGCGGTGAACGTGACCTGGCAAAGCTTTGAGCCTGGCATGACAAATGAAGCTACTAAAGCCTGAAGCCTGTCAGTGGGCGTCAGGTGGAGGGAATGTCAAAACACTGACTGCACTCGGAGAAGCTTGTGTGGATATGTTTTCGGACAGGGGTTCGATTCCCCTCGCCTCCACCAAAATGTTAAGTCAATATAGATGCAAGTCCATTTTGACTAGTAACCATGCAGGTTTGCGGGGTTTTTGAGAGCAATTTCAAAAACCCCGTTTTCCATAGATGCATCTGGATAAAAATAGTATCATTTGAATTACCTCTTTGAAAATGGTTTTATGTTAAGGGAATCAAGCCAGTGGACATGTTTCTGTGGACTTTTCATTGTGAGGCCGTCGTGAGGATTGAGAGGGTGAAAGGCTTATGAATAGAGGGTTTGGGGTACTTTATAAATTTGTTGATTTTGGGTAACCCTTGAGTGCACAAAAATGATATTTAATAAGATTTGGTATTGAGTGGAAAAAGATGGAAATTAAAAAAGCGCATGACAAGAAATTCTGCTTGTTCGCAAAGGTTCAAGAAAAATGGTATTGGGAAATAAACAATGTAAATTTTAAATCTGAATGTGTTTGATATTTTATTTGTCTGGTAGTATAATAAAAGTGAAGGCAAGAGAAAGAGGTGATCAAAGATGGCAACAATTTCATTTACAAAGGATTTTGCTATAACAAAAAGAGAGATCGTTGAGAGGCTTCAAAAAGGAATTCAGAATACAAAGCCTTTAAATATAGATTCCAGAAATGTTATTGCTGATTTGAAAAGGAGTGAGAGAAAATTATTGAGTTTGCTTCGCTCCAAGGCTTGATTAAAGCAAAGGACATTGATGAGAATTTA from Petroclostridium xylanilyticum carries:
- the rnr gene encoding ribonuclease R is translated as MTQKEKILAFMREDAYKPLLIEELITVLDVPREEIGHFLSIIDELEADGRIIKTKKNRYGIPERMGLVTGRFQGNERGFGFVVPDDETIADVFIPLENANGAMHNDRVIARFTRAIIEGKRAEGEIIRILKRANETIVGTFESSKYFGFVVPDDRKISQDVFVPKDEFNGAKTGQKVVVKITRWPEARRNPEGKVVEVLGHKDDPGTDIVSIIKQFNLSEEFPEDVIKQAERISDTVPENEIQKRHDLRHLKIVTIDGEDAKDLDDAVSVERLENGNYRLGVHIADVSHYVTENSPLDKEAFKRATSVYLVDRVIPMLPKKLSNGICSLNPQVDRLTLSVFMEIDKTGKVVDYEIFDSVIKTRERMTYTNVTRILEEEDPELIERYKDLIDDFKLMKELALILRQKRIDRGSIDFDFPEAKIILDEKGKPVEVKKYEITISNKIIEEFMLICNETVAEHMFWANTPFVYRIHEEPDPEKIENFNKLIYNLGYHLKGIAKIHPKSLQQLLNKIKGKKEERIISTVMLRSLMKAKYSHENLGHFGLAAKYYCHFTSPIRRYPDLVIHRIIKENLSRGITPAREEYLKTFVQQAAKQSSDQEIAAQEAERETEDLKKAEYMQDKVGEVFEGVISSVTSFGMFVELENTIEGLVRVSSMEDDYYIYDDKHYSLIGENKKKIYKIGDEVKVKLVKADLATRQIDFVLVEEIENDGQLEDDKFYTIPETGLANKKAKVSTRPKKREKTKEKEKTKKRRKK
- the smpB gene encoding SsrA-binding protein SmpB; this encodes MSKDSVKVIAQNKKARHDYFIEECYEAGIELSGTEVKSIRQGKVNLKDSYASVDHGEVILKGMHISPYEKGNIFNKDPLRNRKLLLHRYQINKLIGATQQQGYSLIPLQVYLKGSLVKVELALAKGKKNYDRRADIAERDAKRDMDRALKERNKI